The genomic window GACTTCGGGGTATCCCCAAGGTAACCAACATATATATTGTGGCGGCAGCGGTCATCATGGTAATATTTTCTTTAAATAGAATAATGAATTCCCGGGTGGGCAAAGCCTTTATAGCTATCAGGGAAGATGAACTTGCAGCCGAAGCTATGGGGATTAATACAACCAACTACAAAATCCTGGCTTTTGCCATCGGTGCCTTTTATGCAGGCATTGCCGGAGGTCTTTTCGCCTTCCTGTTCCGTTATATTAATCCCAATAATTTCGGTTTCATGAAATCCATAGAGATCCTGTGTATGGTGGTCCTCGGCGGCATGGGCAATACTGCGGGAGCCATACTGGGCGCCGCCATGCTGACAATTTTACCGGAATTTTTAAGGTCGGTATCTCCGGTGATTTCTCAGTATCGCATGGTCTTTTACGGACTTTTGCTGGTGGTGATGATGATTGTAAGGCCCCAGGGCCTGCTGAGCGACACTTCCTTTAGTTTTCTCAAATCATCTATGTTCAGAAAGATGAGACCCGGAAAAATTGCCAGAAGGGAGGGCAATGAAAGTGACGCTTCTTGAAGGTA from Biomaibacter acetigenes includes these protein-coding regions:
- a CDS encoding branched-chain amino acid ABC transporter permease; this translates as MNYYLQVLMVIGINIILAVSLNLVSGFTGQLSLGHATFMGIGAYTATLLALKLHVPFLIAIIIGAVTAAFFGFIIGVPTLRLRGDYLAIATLGFGEIMRNILLNLKITGGPMGLRGIPKVTNIYIVAAAVIMVIFSLNRIMNSRVGKAFIAIREDELAAEAMGINTTNYKILAFAIGAFYAGIAGGLFAFLFRYINPNNFGFMKSIEILCMVVLGGMGNTAGAILGAAMLTILPEFLRSVSPVISQYRMVFYGLLLVVMMIVRPQGLLSDTSFSFLKSSMFRKMRPGKIARREGNESDAS